In Paractinoplanes brasiliensis, the following proteins share a genomic window:
- a CDS encoding outer membrane protein assembly factor BamB family protein — translation MSTIELGEISSAPEGREPAGSPLNRRLVRQLSLGFAGALCLAVLAGSQVPEPRGVRPVWSVSIAQAQGTTLTRDGVFVHRSANGLASVTAYELSTGTIRWQRAFDSTIGYLQAAEPAGVLLVPTEGHVVELPSVNDGSAFHAEFHRQTIAISMATGAELWRTAGEPYTVSGDTALLTEYTERADLARMRLIRLGDRETIWSRDTPGVSNYTVMPTDRPSRIVTATNSGLITIYAYGTGERVSTGTVPWVKANPDEGYFNDLSGTGDVLVINRSRREVFEMSVYRADTMAELWRAADTNGYAFPCGSALCLNDGRGLIAYDPLTGRRRWRLDGAVNAFQVGPDRLVLGEGLDDGRNQLVDAETGAALGEPAQGTLAWNDAGEGSLLLLRSTVEPPDRTAVVRWDLRTGRQRMLGSVGDMASRPCSSVPGYLACTAGEEYQVIAVR, via the coding sequence ATGAGCACCATCGAGCTCGGCGAGATCTCCTCGGCCCCCGAGGGCCGGGAGCCCGCCGGCTCGCCGCTGAACCGCCGGCTTGTCCGGCAGCTCAGCCTCGGGTTCGCGGGCGCCCTGTGCCTGGCCGTACTGGCCGGCTCGCAGGTGCCCGAGCCACGCGGCGTCCGTCCGGTGTGGAGCGTCTCGATCGCGCAGGCGCAGGGCACGACGCTGACCCGCGACGGCGTCTTCGTGCACCGCTCGGCCAACGGGCTGGCCTCCGTCACGGCGTACGAGTTGAGCACCGGCACGATCCGCTGGCAGCGCGCCTTCGACAGCACGATCGGTTATCTGCAGGCCGCCGAGCCGGCCGGGGTGCTGCTGGTGCCGACCGAGGGCCACGTCGTCGAGCTGCCCTCGGTCAACGACGGGTCGGCCTTCCACGCCGAGTTCCACCGGCAGACGATCGCGATCTCGATGGCCACCGGCGCCGAGCTGTGGCGCACGGCCGGCGAACCGTACACCGTCTCCGGCGACACGGCGCTGCTCACCGAGTACACCGAACGCGCCGACCTGGCCCGCATGCGCCTGATCCGGCTCGGCGACCGCGAGACGATCTGGAGCCGCGACACCCCGGGCGTCAGCAACTACACCGTCATGCCGACCGACCGGCCCAGCCGCATCGTCACCGCCACCAACAGCGGACTCATAACGATTTATGCGTACGGAACGGGCGAGCGGGTCAGCACCGGCACGGTTCCGTGGGTCAAGGCCAACCCGGACGAGGGCTACTTCAACGACCTCAGCGGCACCGGCGACGTCCTGGTGATCAACCGCTCGCGCCGTGAGGTCTTCGAGATGAGCGTCTACCGCGCCGACACCATGGCCGAGCTCTGGCGGGCGGCCGACACCAACGGGTACGCCTTCCCGTGCGGCTCGGCGCTGTGCCTCAACGACGGCCGAGGGCTGATCGCGTACGACCCGCTGACCGGGCGGCGCCGGTGGCGGCTGGACGGCGCGGTCAACGCGTTCCAGGTCGGCCCCGACCGGCTCGTGCTCGGCGAGGGCCTGGACGACGGTCGCAACCAGCTGGTGGACGCCGAGACCGGCGCGGCCCTGGGCGAGCCGGCCCAGGGCACCCTGGCCTGGAACGATGCCGGGGAGGGCTCGCTGCTCCTGCTGCGCTCCACTGTCGAGCCCCCGGACCGTACGGCTGTCGTCCGCTGGGATCTGCGGACCGGCCGGCAGCGGATGCTCGGCTCGGTCGGCGACATGGCGAGCCGGCCCTGCTCGTCCGTCCCGGGCTACCTGGCCTGCACAGCGGGCGAGGAATACCAGGTCATCGCGGTGCGCTGA